TGGAAACGTTCCGGGTCCCACGCCGGCTTGCCCAGAAGCTTCGTCAAGGGAAGTTTGCGTTTACCATCAACCAAGCGTTTGAGGAAGTGATCCGGGGTTGTGCGGAGCCCTCACCGGGAAGGGAACAGACGTGGATTAGTCCCCGCTTCATTCGAGCCTATACGGAACTGCATCGCCACGGTTACGCGCACAGCGTAGAAGTGTGGCAGGACGGGCGACTGGTAGGTGGCCTATACGGGGTCGCTATTGGAGGTTTTTTTGCTGGTGAGTCGATGTTTCATCGAGTAACCGACGCCTCCAAGGCCGCCTTATGCTTTGTAGTGGATCAGTTGAAACGACGAGGCTTCCAACTCTTTGATACCCAGGTGGCCACCCCTGTAACCCGCCAGATGCGGGCCGTCGATATTCCCCGGAAAGAGT
This genomic interval from Candidatus Methylacidithermus pantelleriae contains the following:
- the aat gene encoding leucyl/phenylalanyl-tRNA--protein transferase gives rise to the protein MATALLNPFRISFPDVSKADPDGLVAIGGDLSVPRLLAGYRSGIFPWTDRPLTWWSPDPRAIFELETFRVPRRLAQKLRQGKFAFTINQAFEEVIRGCAEPSPGREQTWISPRFIRAYTELHRHGYAHSVEVWQDGRLVGGLYGVAIGGFFAGESMFHRVTDASKAALCFVVDQLKRRGFQLFDTQVATPVTRQMRAVDIPRKEYLARLAQALTLPVSFVDQP